TGGGAGGAGTTCGAGGCGGCCGCCGCCCGGCTGACCACCCGCAATACCAGGGGCTTTATCGACGTGTCGATGGCCTTTATCTTCGAGACGATGGTGTCGACCCGGGGCGGCAGCGTCGTCACCGAGGAGGGCCGGCCCAACTTCGACTCGCCCGAGGCGGTCGAGGCGCTGACCATGCTGCGGCGCCTGGCTGAGCGCGGCGACTCGATTCCCCGTTCCTTTGGCGAGCTCGACCTGGCGCTCATCGACTTCGTCCGCACCAAGGGCATGATGGCCTTTGCCACCTTCTCCTACTTTCCCCAGGGCGAGCGCTTCAACCTCGCCTTTGAACCCGGGGTCGCCGCCGTGCCCGCAAACCCGGGGAGCCTGGGGGTGCCGCTCGCCGACACGCAGATGGTGGTCCTCGCGGGCGCCAGCGAGGCGCAGCGGCAGGGCGCCTTCGCCTTCTGGCGCTTTGTCGTGGAGCCCGAAAACCAGCGCCGCTGGGTGGAGGCCTCCTACTTCCTGCCGGTGCGCCGCTCGGTCGTCCCGCTCCTAGCAGACTGGTACGCCGAGGACCCGCAGCGCCGCGTGGTGTTGGACTCGCTCGAGCACGCCACCACGCGCCCGCGCGTCGGCGCCTATGCGGTCTGGCAGGGCTACCTCGAGGAGGCCCTGGAGAGGGCGGTCAGGGGCCAGATGTCACCCGAGGCGGCCCTGGCCGAGGCGCAGCGCCGTGCCCTGGCGGCGCCCTAGTTTTAAAGCAGCGTCTGCAAGCGCGCGCGGAGGCCGGCCGGAGCTGAGACAAGGCTCGCCGCGCGGTAGAGCGCTTCCAGGCGCGGCAGGTCGAGCCCCTCGAGCACGCCGTGCGCGGCAAGCTCGGGCGGCAAGAGTACGTGGAAGCGCCCGAGCTCGAGCAGGCGCGCGACATAGCCGGCCAGCCCCTGAGCTTCCTCCCTGGCGAGCCCCTCGTCCCAGGGCGGCAGGGTACTCAGCGGGAAGGGCAGGTAGAGGCAGTACTCGTTCCAGGCGGCGACGCTGGGCTCATCTGCGCCCTCGGGGGTAAAGTGGGCGCGGAGGACGGCGGCGAGGAGGTCGCCGTAGAGGTCGCCCCAGAAGTGAAAGAGCCACATGCCTCGCTCGTCGGGCAATGACGGCAACCGTCCCGGCCCCAACCCGAGCCGCGCGGCGACGCCCTGGGCGACCTCCACAGGAATCGCCACGGGCGCGGTGTGAAAGCGCATCATCTCGTCTGTGCTGCCGCGCCGGCCCTCTACGCCGACCCTGTACCTGTCCTGCCAGGCCACCTCGACCGAGCGCCCGCCCATGAGCAGCCTCTCGCCTTTGTGGCGCGGGCGGTCGGCCCGGGCGATGGCCCGCCCGCTGTAGGCGTCGATGATGGTCGTGCCCAAGGCCTCGCCGCCGATGTTGCTGTAGATCTCGTGCTCGTCCGCCAGCTCGTTCAGTTTGGGTCCCGCCCGCCACTCCCCGGGCCTGCCGACCTTGAGGTAGCCCGTCGCCGCCAGGTGGCGGAGCAGGCCCCATAAGCGCTCGTCGTCAACTTCATCCGGGGCGACGCGGCGCAAGTCGGCGAAGCGGAGCCCACCTGTGGGGCTGCCCTTGAGCAGGCTGAAGCTCTGCTGGACCAGGACTGCGAGGCGAAAGTGATAGCCGGGCCTTGGCGCCGCCCCCTTGCCGAGCTCGCTCCCGTCATGATCGCTCCCGTCATGATCGCTCCTGTCGGGATTGGCGTGGCTCGCCCGGGCCATGCTCAAAAGCGCCTCGAAGCGCAGCGTCTCGGCGGGCGAGCGGGTCAGGCACAGCACCCGGGTCGCTTGGCCCCGTCGGCCGCCCCGCCCGATGCGCTGCAAAAACGAGCCGAGCGTGGGCGGCGGCCCGACCAGCGCCACCTCGTCGATGCTGCCGATGTCGATGCCCAGCTCGAGGGTCGAAGAGCTCACGCAGACCGCCACGCTGGCCTCCGCAAACTGCGCCTCGACCTCGCGCCTGAGGGCGGGGTCGAGGTTCGAGTAATGCACGAAGACGGCCGCCTCGTAGGGCAACCTCCCGCGCAGATAGGCCGCCACCTCCTCGACCTCGTGCCGGGTGTTGCAGAAGACCAGCATCTTGCGCGTAGCGCGGCGGGCGAGGGCCGTCACCAGGTCGTCCAGGTCGTAGATGGCAACGAGCTCGGCCTCGAGCTTGCGCCCACCCGCCACCTGCACCAGCACCGGACTGTTCAGATAGCGCCCCGCCACGGCCTCCGGCTCCGCCACGGTGGCGGAGAGGGCGACGCGCTGAGCGGGCGCCCGCCCCGGCTCGGCGTAGCCGCGAATGGTCTCGACGCGCCTGAGCAGACAGCGCAGGTGATCGCCGCGCGGGCCGCCGTCGAAGAGGTGAATCTCGTCCAGCACCACGGCGCTCAGCGTCGCAAAGAGGCGCGGCGCGCGGGTCAAGAGCGAATCGGTGGACTCGGGCGTGGTGATGAGCACGGTGGGCGGGCGGCGGCGCGAGACCGGCGCGGTGTCACCGCTCTTCATCGCCACGGTAACGCCCAGGCCGCGCAGCGGCGGCGCCAGCCGCTCGTAGAGATCGCGCACCAGCGCCTTGGTGGGGCAGATATAGAGGACGGCTAGGCCGGCTTGGCGCTCGTGCACGAGGTGACGCTCGAGCAGTGGCGCCATCGCCGCCTCGGTCTTGCCCGAGGCCGTCGCCGCCACCACCAGCGCATCTCGCCCCGAGAGGATCACCGGAATGGCGCGCCTTTGCACTTCGGTAAACGCGCCGTGACCCGCAAAAAAGGCGGGCCAGGTGTGGGAAAGTTGGGATTTCAGCAGATGAGGGGTCGTCATGAGAGCATCTCGGCCCCGCACGAGAAGCCGCACGAGAAGCCGACAGTGCGGAGGGGGTGGCTCACCAGCTTAACGCATCTGCTCGCGCAACTCCTCGAGCAGATCGGCCACCTCGTAGTCGGGATAGAGATAGAGCAGGTCGTAGAGTTCGGCGCCCAAACGCACCACGCCGCGGATGCTCAGCCGGCCGCTCCTCATCCCCGCCGCCAGATGCTCGGCGGCGGCGCGGCGGATTTGCCCCTGCCGTTCGCCGGGCTCATAGAGGTAGGCCTGGGCGTGGTAGCCCTGCAAGGTTTGGAGAAACTGGCCGATCTCCTGGGGGCTGTGGTGAGGCTCGAGTTCCAGCACCTCCTCAGGCCCCAGCCAGTCCTCCAGAGGCAGGCGGTTGTCGCTCCGGGTCACCGTGAAGAGAAAGAACAGCGCCTGCCCCCCTGGACGGGCAAGCGGGTAGGCGAGCGGGTAGTCGCGCCAGCGGTGCTGGGGAAAGGTACTCTCCTGGAGGCGGTTTTGCCTGTCCTGTAAGGCGGCGTAGATCACGGCAGCGAAGAAGAGCCCGGCCTTGGGGCGCTGCTGGGCACTTAGCAGCGAGTAAGCCTCGGCCTCGTCGATGAGGACGGCGAGGCCGCTGTAGTTGCAGAGCCGCGCCAAGACGCTGAGGCCGCTCACGAGGTAGGCCACCTGGCGGGCGTTGTGGCCGACCTTGTAGATGCTTGGGAACTTCTCTCCCGGCGGCACGAGCTTGTTCATCGCGCTCAGCCTGCGTCCGCCCGTCAGCCAAGCTTGCCAGTAGCGCCGCTGCCGTGACGAGGTGGTGCCGGCAAAGGCCTCGAGCGCGAGTTGCAGCGGGTCGAGCCCCGGCGAGGCCGCGGCGAGCGCTTCGTGGGCGCGGCGCTGGGCGGCGAGCTCGAGCAGCGGGCCGAGCCCGCGCTCGTCACTGTCCGGATAGCGCAGGTCCCGCACCAGGCTGCTGTAGATGTCAAAGGCGCGGTGAGGGGGCAGTTCCAGCAGGTCCAAGCTGGTCGTCGCCACCAGGAAGCCCTGGGCCAGCGCCTCCTGGGCGCTGAGCTGGACGATGTGGCTCTTGCCGTGGCCGTAGTCGCCGATCACCGCGCGAACCGCGCCGCCCTGGGCGTGGGCCTCGCTCAGCCCCGCGGCCAGGCTGCGGCGCTCGTTCTCGAGCCCGATGGTCAGCTCCCGCACGTGCTGCGCCGGAGCGACGCCGACGCGCAAGGCCTCGACCAGGCTCCGCGCTTCGAACCGGCTCCTGGGCATCGGCGCCGGCGGCGTAAAGGCAGGGGATCTCACCGGCGCCGCCTCGCCCTGCCCGCTAAACTCCTGCCCGCTGAACTCCTGCCCGCTGAACTCCTGCCGCGGCCGCCTGAAGCGCAGGCCGCTCTCGAAGCGCACCAGCCACTCCGCTCCGCCCCTGTAGGCGGCCATGACCCGGCCGCGGCCGTACTGGGGGTGGTCGACCACGTCACCGATCATAAGGGGCAGGAGACAGAGTCGGAATCCGGGAGCCAAAAGACCTGCTGCTCTTTCTCTCGAGCCCTGACTGCTGATTTCTTCTCTCGGTCCTAAGCGCATAAGCTTCGAGC
The Deinococcota bacterium genome window above contains:
- a CDS encoding extracellular solute-binding protein; its protein translation is LELSDLVSRLPEDMVADFYPALWDYGDLGGRYGLPWNMSLPVLFYNASIFRQLGVTPPTTWEEFEAAAARLTTRNTRGFIDVSMAFIFETMVSTRGGSVVTEEGRPNFDSPEAVEALTMLRRLAERGDSIPRSFGELDLALIDFVRTKGMMAFATFSYFPQGERFNLAFEPGVAAVPANPGSLGVPLADTQMVVLAGASEAQRQGAFAFWRFVVEPENQRRWVEASYFLPVRRSVVPLLADWYAEDPQRRVVLDSLEHATTRPRVGAYAVWQGYLEEALERAVRGQMSPEAALAEAQRRALAAP
- a CDS encoding DEAD/DEAH box helicase, whose product is MTTPHLLKSQLSHTWPAFFAGHGAFTEVQRRAIPVILSGRDALVVAATASGKTEAAMAPLLERHLVHERQAGLAVLYICPTKALVRDLYERLAPPLRGLGVTVAMKSGDTAPVSRRRPPTVLITTPESTDSLLTRAPRLFATLSAVVLDEIHLFDGGPRGDHLRCLLRRVETIRGYAEPGRAPAQRVALSATVAEPEAVAGRYLNSPVLVQVAGGRKLEAELVAIYDLDDLVTALARRATRKMLVFCNTRHEVEEVAAYLRGRLPYEAAVFVHYSNLDPALRREVEAQFAEASVAVCVSSSTLELGIDIGSIDEVALVGPPPTLGSFLQRIGRGGRRGQATRVLCLTRSPAETLRFEALLSMARASHANPDRSDHDGSDHDGSELGKGAAPRPGYHFRLAVLVQQSFSLLKGSPTGGLRFADLRRVAPDEVDDERLWGLLRHLAATGYLKVGRPGEWRAGPKLNELADEHEIYSNIGGEALGTTIIDAYSGRAIARADRPRHKGERLLMGGRSVEVAWQDRYRVGVEGRRGSTDEMMRFHTAPVAIPVEVAQGVAARLGLGPGRLPSLPDERGMWLFHFWGDLYGDLLAAVLRAHFTPEGADEPSVAAWNEYCLYLPFPLSTLPPWDEGLAREEAQGLAGYVARLLELGRFHVLLPPELAAHGVLEGLDLPRLEALYRAASLVSAPAGLRARLQTLL
- a CDS encoding ATP-binding protein: MIGDVVDHPQYGRGRVMAAYRGGAEWLVRFESGLRFRRPRQEFSGQEFSGQEFSGQGEAAPVRSPAFTPPAPMPRSRFEARSLVEALRVGVAPAQHVRELTIGLENERRSLAAGLSEAHAQGGAVRAVIGDYGHGKSHIVQLSAQEALAQGFLVATTSLDLLELPPHRAFDIYSSLVRDLRYPDSDERGLGPLLELAAQRRAHEALAAASPGLDPLQLALEAFAGTTSSRQRRYWQAWLTGGRRLSAMNKLVPPGEKFPSIYKVGHNARQVAYLVSGLSVLARLCNYSGLAVLIDEAEAYSLLSAQQRPKAGLFFAAVIYAALQDRQNRLQESTFPQHRWRDYPLAYPLARPGGQALFFLFTVTRSDNRLPLEDWLGPEEVLELEPHHSPQEIGQFLQTLQGYHAQAYLYEPGERQGQIRRAAAEHLAAGMRSGRLSIRGVVRLGAELYDLLYLYPDYEVADLLEELREQMR